CAgcggtgggcactcctggtcctggagggccggcgtcctgcaactcttagatgtctccctggttcaacacgcctgaatccagcagctgaatcacctcttaaatgcagtcgggttctccagggtcctgctaatgacctcattgtttgactcaggtgtgttgaagtagagatatatctaaaagttgcaggacaccggccctcgaggaaccaggagtgcccacccctggccTAAAGGCTTAGTGGCGCCCTCAAGAGGCCGGAGGGCCCCGAGGTAATCATGCTCAGTTCATACAGAGTACACAGAGTTATATTCTTTAATCAAGACATAAACTAATCTAAATTAGTTCAGCGGTAATTTGGCTTCAAGCTTTAACCTTGAGCATATATATTCATACTGGACTATGATATTACCATATGTTATTCTGTGggcaattttatattttattctttacataattaaatacatttgaatgaGTTGAAAACTAATAGACCTGGTTTCTATATCATTCCCTCTTTGGTGCTATTCTCATTTTTACTGCTGTATCTTTTAGTAGTTTATTAGTTTTCATCGTTCTTTCATCTTTTACTTAATAGTAAGTTTAGTGTTATACTAGCTTAGTGAAATATTCATAAGGTTGAATTAGTTGTTTATAAACTTACATATTGGAGAtaagttgtttgtgtttgttctatGTGTGGTGTCTTGCTTTCCAAAACATGCCAGTGATGAGCTTCTGCCTTTCTCTACTGTTACTTTAATAGCTAAGCCTTatcaattatatatttatacataataCCTGAGACTGAACTGTTTGgctattattttccttttgatcAGGTGGTGCTCCAACTTGGtcatttttttatctaaattagAAGTTTTGTTagtaattttcataatttataatGCCATAATTGTTTGCATTAATTGGCAAACCAGAGCCTGTTTGATTTACAATGTGTTTATTGCGCAACACATTGCAAAGAATAAGCCTTATTGTTTAATGACTTTAACATAGTCACCTTTTGATGCACctggtttaatattttctttgtgtttgagcttgGTTTGTTTGCAAATAGTCTGCACTGAAACTGCGGTTAGTGGCGTTGATGTTTCTAACAAGAAGAAGGGACCCAAATCAAATTCTACTAACAACCCCATACAACTTTGCACTAGCTGTATATGCAAACATATAAAACACACTGACATGAAATATAATCTATTTGCCAAAGCTGCGAGTCTGAGGTCATTCTGGAATAGTGCGACCAAACCCAGATGATTTCAGGGAGAGGCGACCTTCGAACCAAATGCAGAGTGAGCTGGAGGGCTGACATCTGATGTGCACCATATTGACAGGCTGCTAATCACAGTTAGTGTTTGTTCCGCTGACAGCatccataaagtttgttttgatgcCAAACAAGCAGCAAACCAAGAGCACTTCAAGGAAATTACACCGGGAGGACAtattgtgtgtgtgatgtgagTGAGGGGGAGGTGTGAAAACAAGATATGGCAAAACCCATCTGCCAAACACCTTTTTCCACCGGCCGACTGGCAGGCTTTAAGCTGAGGCGAACATGACTCAATCTTTATCTTGAATGCCAGCAGCTAAATTACTATACAGCTCAaagagaatgtgtgtgtgtgtgtgtgcgttgcTCCACACGTGTGTGTATTAGTGCAtctgcatgcgtgtgtgtgtgtgtggtcctGCGCAGTAAAGTGTACAGATGGATGACTCATCCACCAATCATGTGACTCATCAATCACTGCAGTTACCATTTCCCCCTTCGCCCACCCCACCTCCTGCTGAATTTTTccatactttattttttttttttctcttcttgtcaTTCCCTTTCATTCTGCTTTCTTGGTCTTGATTATTTGCAAATATATCAAAACCCCTCTAAAAGGTTCTGCTTTGTCTCCATCCTGCAGCAGTTGTGACATATATGAGTTGTGCTGTCACTAAGCTGTGGCTGACtgtcattgtctttttttttctttttcttttttttgtcccgcttgggtttttttttttttttttttttttttgctgctgaatGTATACAATACAGCACTCTCCAAAAAGCCattaaaaaactgaactttaataaaataattgcttttatttttttatcatatagCAAAACTAGTAATCATCATGCTGTTATTTACACATTGCACGGGCATATTTATTTCACACTGTACATCTTACAATGCTAAAGGTGACATCAACAACAACACTCTCCTTTTACAAGACAGATGGCTCCACTGTGCATATACAGTGGCCCtctttcctttgattttttatttttttttattattttttttttaggttcaCAGTTTACTCagagaaaacaatcatttttgtgttctccatactgttttatttttttcctcttttttttgttcttttttttgttaattttttaagatGCAAGTAGAAAGACGTGCATTTAACAGCTTACGCACAATCCCTGACTCCCTGGACTGAAGCTTTTCAATGAATATCtcctgaaaaatcaacaaaatgctTGTAGCCTCTTGGTGGAAACATCTGTAATAAAAGGCTGCAAAACACATAGTGTGATTTCAAgtatctctttttctttttcttttttttttcaaaaaataaggAAATCCAGAGATggtgaaagaacaaaaatgtacacaaGAAGTAAAAGGGCttcagatgattaaaaaaaaaataaaaattaaggcATAGATAAATATCAGATGTGTGCTGACCCAAATAAAATTGGATCCCAAAATAGTTAAAAACCCCTGGTCCACCATGTTGGAAGTGTTTACTGTTTAAGTTTGTGCTTTAGGAGTCCACAGGGTTTCTATATCAGGATCAAAAGTCATATGCAATGTGATATTTCCCTTATAGAACCACAGCACTGGTAAGGCAAATAATCTGAATATCAAATTTGAACTGAAAAGTGTTAAAAGCTGTTTAGAGCTAATCCAATCTGGCATAAGAAAGAAACCTAAACACTtcaaatacaacagaaaaaaacccaaaactgtttcagtttaattttttttgtatcgCCAAGAAGTCGCAGAgctgcttttcctttttaatgtgacataaatatacaacaaaaGATACAAAGTGAGgttgtaaacatatttttttttaaggtgtgCATGTCAATGTGTCATAGGTGCATATGTATGCATGCCTCTGTGTGGTTgcgcgtgtgggcgtgtgcgtgtttGCTTGCTCTGTAATTCTCTGAAATATACAAGAGAGCATCAGAGATTGACCTGAATGGAGGCAGACATACACTGCGGTATGTTCCGGTTTAAAATGTAAACCCATCAAGAGGCTGAGCATGGTTACAGGGAGTTCAAAGAGGAACTTCTTCATTCTCTCCCTGactgaaaacataataaaattacagtgaagaacaaaagaaatctaacttttattcatttcccaactttttaaaatgaccacAGGCTCAAAACGTATCTCCTCTGAGTCCTTTCATTTCACCTCAGTTATAACTTTCCTCTCAGCTAATTTTCTTCAGATCTAGCCCTCCTTTAGTCCCTCTGAGCTGACAGTGTCCAAAAGAGTCCCTCAATACATTTTGCGCTTCATGTAGATCCTCTCAATAAAGTTCTCCAGCTCTTCCTCACTATCCAGCTGAGGCACCAGTCCGTCTTCCTCATAATCATCTCCAGGAGTGACCTGTGGGTAGTAGTACTGTGGTCGTCTGCCCCTCCTGGGCGCGATCACCGGTTTAGGAGGGGGCAGAGGCTGGTAGGTCCGTGGGTGAGGAAGGATATAGTTAGAGATATAAGGTGTGAGAGGCAGACGCGGGGGCGGCTGCTGCCTCCAGCCCTGTCCGGCCCGGTTCTTACCCCCACCCCTGTGCCTGCGCCTCGGGGGCTGGAGATCAAGTTCCTGGGGGCCGAAGGGCTGATCTCGGGAGGGGGAGGACTTGCCATAGTACTGTGCTTTAGGATATGGGAAGTAAACTGGGTAGTAGGCTCGATATGGCTTTTGGTAGTAGGGATAGGAGGGGAAGGCTAAAAACTGTTTCTGGGGTTTATACCAGTAGTCAAGCTGCTTCTGAGGCTTATACCAATAGTCCTGCTTGTATGACTTGACTTTGTCCTTGTGCCATTTCTTGTTGGACTTATTGTGCTTGTAAGGAGCTTTCTTGGGATTTTTTGAGGCTGTGTAGTGGTAAATGGGTGGAGTGGCAAGAGGAGGAGGCACCAGAGGCCTGAAGCGAGGAATGATTGGATTGCTGTTGATCGGCTGCTGCTGcaattctttccttttcttctttttctcctccacatCACTTATGATCTCGATTACGTCGTCGGCGGGCAGGTGGAGCTTGCTGCTGATCTCAATCAGCCTATCGATCATCTGCTGGTCCAGGTCGTCCTCGTCTGGGAGGACCTCCTCTGACCTCTTGTCCTCGGCAGTGTTGCTGCTCTTCTGTCGCGGCTTCATGAAGGACTGCTGCTTCCTGCCCATGTACTGCAGCAGCATGTCGGAGGCGATGTCCGCCAGCCTTTGCTCTTCCTCCCTGgctctctctgcctcctcctgcTGCCGGAGAACCTCCTGCTTCTCTGCGCGCGCCCTCGCCTCCTCTTGCATGTGGGAGaggctctcctcctcctcctcgacctcctcctccagctcctcgcCGGCGTCGTCGAAGTCGTCCATGAAGTTCCCCCCCTTGACGGGTCTGTTGCGCGACATGTTGTCCTGCCAGTGCTGCTTCTTCCCGGCTCGAGCGAGCTGAGTGTTGTACGCCTTGTAGCCCTTCAGGGGAGGCAGGATCTCATTGTCTTGCAGACCCAAGTCAATGTTCTGGAAGTAGCCTCGGATTTTGCGCTCCAACGAGGGATCTTCTGCCTCTGATCTGGATGCAGATTTGACTTTTTCTATGAGTTGTTCTAAATTATTTCCCTCCTCTTGCTCCCCTTCTTTGTTGTTCATTTCCTCCTCAGTTGCATTTTGATCCTCCCCTGATCTTGTAGTTTtagcctcctcttcctccttttcccGGATTTCATCCCCCTGAACAGCTGCCAAATGGCCTAAAATTACCTTTTCAATTGCCTTATCAGCCTCTAGCTTCTCATTGTCCTCTTCCTTCCCCCTCACCCCCTCTGTCTGCTCTGCACCTCTTATCTCACCACCCTGCATGTCTTCAGCGGAGGGCGGCTTTTGACTCTGATCCTCCTCTTCCCAGTCTCTGTTTCTGCTGGCGAGGATTTCGCCATCCCCTGGGTGGTCCAGGGACTCCAAAAGAACAGCAAGCACCTGCTCAGGGTCTCTCACTTTATCTAATTGGCTATCTTGACCTGGACCACGAACCCGGTCTGGCGATACGTCATCTGTGCCAGGGAAAATCTGGGACTGGGGAGGTGAGAGGAGGGGGCCCAAAGTGTCCTCTTTGTGGTCTGTCCGTGTGCGCCCCTGCACCCCTCCCTCCCCTTGCTCGCCCCATGCCGGGGCGGAGCTGGCTAGCTGTGGAGTGACAATGAGCAGGACCAATAGGATGAGACGAGCTGTGGAAGAGTCGTTATGACAGGTCATGACCATGCAGGACTGGCAGGAGGGAGGTGAAGCACCTGAAGAAGAGggaagaggaggcagagaaagaaggagaggAAACACACGAGTAGGTCTCTGTTAGATGCAGGGATTTCAGCGGATAGAAAAGATAGAAAGGTCATCTGATCAATAGGATTCACTTTGATATTTTCAATTCTAATGTGTTAAGTACCATTTAATGTCTTTGGAGACTTTGCTACCTGATATTTTACGTTTATATCAtacaaaagatatttttatatctctttttattattattattattattattattattattattattattattattattattattattattatgaagacATTTCAGGGAGGAAAGCGGTTTAATCATCCATAGAACCAGAGCATTTTACACGGATAAAATGTAGTTTCTATAGCTGCATTTTCCAGATTGCAGTTAAAAGGAGACTCGATGGAAAACATGAAGATGAAGCTTCATCGGCCTTTTGTTGGTTTGATTCACTGCGTAAATCATCACATGAGGAGagtggcctttttttttttattattattttttatttttgttttgttttgttttctgtgcttGCCAAATCGCCGCCTGAAccagattattattttcacaCGGTGCAGATTAAGAGACTTGGAATAACTCTTGCTCAATCGCATAATGCAGTACGAGATTTATCTCACACTGGTAATTATTTGCACGTAAATAAACGAGAttacttgttttaaataaaaccaaatttcttaaaaatgccTCACCTTTTTCTCCAAGCTAGCTCAACCCAGATCCGGACACCTCCCATCCTAAGCATccctttcttttaaattaaagtgcaaaaacaaaactctgtttTAGTCGTGACTTTGGTTAATTTCCGTGCGTCAGGGCGATTTGGCACGACACTGGCTTTAAAGATGGCAAGCCCTGGCAAGTCATGCGTAAAAGCTTGGAGCGACGCTTGACGGTGTTTAGTCCTGCGGTCTCTGAGTGGTCGACACAATTTGTAAAGGAGCGGGATGTAAAAAATTTAAGATTCCGTTTTCCCGCGAgcgaggaaagaaaaaaaaggagcgGCCAGGGAGGATACGTGGCTTTTGTCCTTTGTATGAGGCGAGCATCTTCCTCCAGTGGCGGCAGCCGCGGCGGCGGAATGCAGACCAGCGCAAACATTTGGGGGCAACATTGCCcgcatttaaatttgtttccgTTTTAATTCAACGAAAAGAAACGAAACGAAACAATCAACGTTGAATAAAGTAACTGCTCTTACATATTTGGTTAAAATTGATTCGTTTGGAAATTAAGAACTCtttaaagttagattttttttaaatgcctatTTATAGTGAAATGCATACATTGTTATTTAGTTCACGTGTAGCCTACTATTCGCAAAATTTCAACGCAAAAAAGGTCTGAAGAGCTGCTGCggagaaatatttaatgaaaacaattacACTCACACAAT
This window of the Gambusia affinis linkage group LG15, SWU_Gaff_1.0, whole genome shotgun sequence genome carries:
- the si:dkey-175g6.2 gene encoding trichohyalin, which translates into the protein MVMTCHNDSSTARLILLVLLIVTPQLASSAPAWGEQGEGGVQGRTRTDHKEDTLGPLLSPPQSQIFPGTDDVSPDRVRGPGQDSQLDKVRDPEQVLAVLLESLDHPGDGEILASRNRDWEEEDQSQKPPSAEDMQGGEIRGAEQTEGVRGKEEDNEKLEADKAIEKVILGHLAAVQGDEIREKEEEEAKTTRSGEDQNATEEEMNNKEGEQEEGNNLEQLIEKVKSASRSEAEDPSLERKIRGYFQNIDLGLQDNEILPPLKGYKAYNTQLARAGKKQHWQDNMSRNRPVKGGNFMDDFDDAGEELEEEVEEEEESLSHMQEEARARAEKQEVLRQQEEAERAREEEQRLADIASDMLLQYMGRKQQSFMKPRQKSSNTAEDKRSEEVLPDEDDLDQQMIDRLIEISSKLHLPADDVIEIISDVEEKKKKRKELQQQPINSNPIIPRFRPLVPPPLATPPIYHYTASKNPKKAPYKHNKSNKKWHKDKVKSYKQDYWYKPQKQLDYWYKPQKQFLAFPSYPYYQKPYRAYYPVYFPYPKAQYYGKSSPSRDQPFGPQELDLQPPRRRHRGGGKNRAGQGWRQQPPPRLPLTPYISNYILPHPRTYQPLPPPKPVIAPRRGRRPQYYYPQVTPGDDYEEDGLVPQLDSEEELENFIERIYMKRKMY